A genomic stretch from Leptospira ellinghausenii includes:
- a CDS encoding caspase family protein: MPSLLKAEPIGKRFAFVVGVNEYKDLSLANLKTAKNDALGMTKILFSYGSYNRIQTLVQEGSVSSIPTKFNILTQLELVLEETNPEDLFVFYFSGHGVVDYNDKVYLLPEDANPQKPFETGIAVEHLIELTRKFKLKRVVFFIDACRNPEDGKEEVGRKYLEGTSFKDSEIVSVFYSTKVGYSSFEDPKSGYGIYTKYLIYGLEGRADSNFNGEVTYSELSNYVIQSMKDWTKENQKLQKPYTKEYAEKAEDTILTYAVNPETSLADAPLFNPYNPTYAFRSFLIPGWGQYARGQEEKGKIYMSIFALGVLYAGYQYNQFRSDKHAYESAIGIPPNPRITETVLLNYYLIEPHRQQMETSRANLSHALTALLFIWSANVFDFYLLGPNPKEKSGVFLDLDLENQGYMGINRVGKLGYAIRF, from the coding sequence ATGCCAAGTCTTTTGAAAGCCGAGCCAATTGGGAAAAGATTCGCATTCGTTGTTGGCGTTAATGAATATAAGGATTTGTCCTTGGCAAATTTAAAAACCGCAAAGAATGATGCGCTTGGGATGACAAAAATTTTATTCAGTTATGGATCGTATAATCGTATCCAAACTTTAGTCCAGGAAGGATCCGTTAGTTCCATACCTACTAAATTTAACATTTTAACTCAACTTGAATTAGTATTAGAAGAAACCAATCCGGAAGATCTTTTCGTTTTTTATTTTTCGGGGCATGGTGTTGTTGATTATAATGATAAGGTTTATCTTTTACCAGAAGATGCAAACCCTCAAAAACCATTTGAGACTGGGATAGCCGTTGAACATCTGATTGAATTAACTAGAAAGTTTAAGCTCAAACGGGTAGTTTTTTTTATCGATGCTTGCAGAAATCCAGAAGATGGAAAGGAAGAAGTTGGAAGAAAATACTTAGAAGGAACAAGTTTTAAAGACTCAGAAATTGTCTCTGTGTTTTATTCAACAAAAGTAGGTTATTCCAGTTTTGAAGATCCAAAATCTGGATATGGTATTTATACAAAATATTTAATTTATGGATTAGAAGGTAGAGCGGATTCCAATTTTAATGGTGAAGTAACTTATTCCGAATTATCGAATTATGTAATCCAGTCAATGAAAGATTGGACCAAAGAAAATCAAAAATTACAGAAACCATATACCAAAGAATATGCGGAAAAAGCAGAAGATACGATCTTAACCTATGCAGTGAATCCAGAAACTTCATTGGCTGATGCACCACTATTTAATCCATATAACCCAACTTATGCGTTTCGATCTTTCCTGATTCCCGGTTGGGGACAATATGCAAGGGGACAGGAGGAAAAAGGTAAAATTTACATGTCGATTTTTGCGTTGGGAGTATTGTATGCAGGTTACCAATACAACCAATTCCGATCGGACAAACATGCATATGAATCTGCAATAGGGATCCCTCCGAATCCGAGAATTACTGAGACAGTATTGCTAAATTATTATTTAATCGAACCACACAGACAACAAATGGAAACATCACGAGCAAACTTATCTCATGCTCTAACTGCATTACTCTTCATTTGGTCCGCAAATGTGTTTGATTTTTATCTGTTAGGTCCAAATCCTAAAGAAAAATCGGGTGTTTTTTTAGATTTAGACTTGGAAAATCAAGGTTATATGGGAATCAATCGAGTTGGGAAATTGGGTTATGCGATTAGGTTTTAA
- a CDS encoding kelch repeat-containing protein: MRLGFNLISIFLVLHCNVKAPNQNVFDPTNIIGSSAVVLLGLGLGDELKITSRYKQNDYPIFVKTEYLDLDLSAPAANYFSKSNFKISDPYQNDLILRDVFPLSDSRLRVLFSVSSRSEWREPVLLSITKPETMNEFSFPGKQLEFRFPYPRFYGSISEAKGKISASYLNDGRIILVGGVNPSGSTLSTVEIWDPETGVSKVLPSLNEGMTGLSICVQKTGKVFVSGGKTVAGNVSTTTQISDKIYSIDPSTETVTELSFRMVRRRFGHSMVCLGDGSILVSGGQFQVGVDPSAITKDHELISLAGNSSVLLDGASDFPIGIIFHAIEYDEANSRILYFGGRDRLDSYAFFSNTVYTINTNNFSLTSLPGNFATARSNVTNLKMPNMDRVLFGGMNREATGSKAIESWNESLSSTTSLGFTSRFKNGSSIVRFSDEQVFFTGGVDTYYKSGILEIYDHFERKNFIVDTMMSPRSEHSAFLTTKGIVIFGDSALTDNRVEVYGKD; encoded by the coding sequence ATGCGATTAGGTTTTAATTTAATTTCAATCTTCTTGGTTCTGCATTGTAATGTGAAAGCACCCAATCAGAATGTTTTTGATCCGACGAATATTATTGGAAGTTCTGCTGTTGTATTACTCGGATTGGGATTAGGTGATGAATTAAAGATCACTTCCAGATATAAACAAAATGATTATCCAATTTTTGTAAAAACAGAATACCTAGATTTAGATTTAAGTGCTCCAGCTGCCAATTATTTCTCAAAATCAAATTTTAAGATTTCAGATCCTTACCAAAATGATTTAATTTTGCGTGATGTATTCCCACTATCGGATTCCCGGTTAAGAGTTTTGTTTTCTGTGTCATCCAGGTCTGAATGGAGAGAGCCAGTTCTTTTATCCATCACAAAACCAGAAACAATGAATGAGTTTTCTTTCCCAGGGAAACAACTCGAGTTTCGATTTCCATATCCAAGATTTTATGGTTCGATCTCGGAAGCAAAGGGGAAAATCTCAGCATCATATTTAAATGATGGAAGAATCATTTTGGTTGGTGGAGTTAACCCTTCTGGCTCAACATTGTCAACGGTAGAGATTTGGGATCCAGAGACGGGTGTATCAAAGGTATTACCTTCGTTAAACGAGGGTATGACGGGTCTATCGATCTGTGTTCAAAAAACCGGGAAGGTGTTTGTTTCAGGTGGGAAAACTGTAGCTGGGAATGTATCTACAACCACTCAAATTTCAGACAAAATTTATTCTATCGATCCATCTACTGAAACTGTCACAGAACTTTCCTTCCGTATGGTCCGGAGGCGTTTTGGTCATTCCATGGTTTGCCTTGGTGATGGAAGTATCCTGGTTTCAGGCGGACAATTTCAAGTAGGAGTCGATCCATCTGCCATCACAAAAGATCATGAATTGATTTCGTTAGCTGGAAATTCCTCTGTTTTACTCGATGGAGCATCAGACTTCCCAATAGGAATTATTTTCCATGCAATTGAATATGACGAAGCGAATTCTCGCATTTTATATTTTGGTGGCAGAGATCGACTGGATTCATACGCATTTTTTTCCAACACAGTTTATACAATTAACACAAACAACTTCAGTTTGACGAGTTTACCAGGAAACTTCGCAACTGCAAGATCAAACGTAACCAATTTAAAAATGCCGAACATGGATCGTGTGTTATTCGGTGGGATGAACCGCGAAGCTACTGGTTCAAAGGCGATCGAATCATGGAACGAAAGTTTATCATCTACTACTAGTCTTGGGTTTACAAGTCGATTTAAAAATGGTAGTTCAATCGTTAGATTTTCTGATGAACAAGTATTTTTCACTGGAGGAGTCGACACTTATTATAAATCGGGAATTTTAGAGATATATGATCATTTTGAACGTAAGAATTTTATAGTAGACACTATGATGTCTCCAAGATCGGAACATTCCGCCTTTTTAACGACAAAGGGCATTGTGATTTTTGGGGATTCAGCTTTGACTGATAATAGGGTGGAAGTGTATGGGAAAGATTAG
- a CDS encoding Kelch repeat-containing protein has product MGKIRFFFFALLLISCKIPSGSNPLDPSSPVNLGLLMLGGDSVVKMEFSSNRVQPGGVLYVSTNHDFTTKANGLRLPISNSGMNPISQVIPRSKFLYEIRMSPSVTTGKFTLNLKDYYLNESLLVNPESFEFEIDSNPPLLQLKTGNSIDISELQTGFLDIEANEEIVWDGNISQVNLSGNAKNTLVVSDIIVSQKNIRLLFAGNPNANGGILTISFNGVKDKASNTQGTIAVPVKVFAFKSGPNMNIARRSCVGMELNDGRKMVLGGRAKSGVLINGNGTLSSAEYYNSVTKEFTFAPDMIYRRQEFAIVKLLDGRLLVSGGFGGKVGNPSNGSLNSTEIFDPITNSWTEGPLLTTPRQLHKMTVLPNGDVLVVGGLSPFSPFQSVSMVELIHVTADPYSMTVETIGNLVDSRGKQSQVVSVIAGKVIITGGERSDVTGPNPTDYYARSIDSIEIYDISTKTLSTSSTKVTKRFNHFTHALSNGEVLILGGISSRFDDNQPILRAQIYNPMTDTIRDHKNLLFGREWGSSFMFPYGKDQIIIAGGLEYRTVNGNTYDTILDTESWSESDHRFYLTGRSLNARWDGCEIQYSSTGGGMILGGRIGSILANTEEYSFE; this is encoded by the coding sequence ATGGGAAAGATTAGATTTTTCTTTTTCGCCTTACTTTTGATATCCTGTAAAATACCTTCAGGATCGAATCCATTAGATCCTTCGTCTCCAGTAAATCTTGGATTGTTGATGTTAGGTGGCGATTCGGTTGTGAAAATGGAGTTCTCTTCCAATCGTGTTCAGCCTGGAGGAGTCCTGTATGTTTCAACAAATCATGATTTTACAACGAAAGCAAATGGTTTAAGATTGCCTATCTCCAATTCAGGAATGAATCCAATTTCACAAGTAATTCCACGAAGTAAATTTTTATATGAAATTCGGATGTCGCCATCAGTAACAACTGGTAAATTCACTTTAAATTTAAAAGACTATTATCTGAATGAATCCCTGTTGGTGAATCCAGAGTCTTTTGAATTTGAGATAGATTCAAATCCTCCGTTATTACAGTTAAAAACTGGGAATAGTATTGATATCTCTGAGTTACAAACTGGTTTTTTGGATATAGAAGCAAATGAAGAAATTGTTTGGGATGGAAATATATCTCAAGTGAATCTTTCGGGGAATGCAAAAAATACGTTGGTTGTATCCGATATCATCGTCTCACAAAAAAATATTCGATTGTTGTTTGCGGGGAATCCAAACGCCAATGGAGGAATTCTTACCATCAGTTTTAATGGCGTAAAGGACAAAGCTTCTAATACCCAAGGTACAATTGCAGTGCCAGTAAAAGTTTTTGCATTTAAAAGTGGTCCCAATATGAACATTGCTAGGCGTTCTTGCGTAGGAATGGAACTCAATGATGGGCGTAAAATGGTTTTAGGTGGTAGAGCAAAGTCTGGTGTTTTGATTAATGGGAACGGTACATTAAGTAGTGCAGAATATTATAATTCTGTGACGAAGGAATTCACGTTTGCTCCCGATATGATTTACCGTCGGCAGGAATTTGCTATCGTTAAACTTTTAGATGGAAGGTTATTGGTTTCAGGAGGATTTGGGGGAAAGGTTGGAAACCCATCGAATGGAAGTTTAAATTCCACTGAAATATTTGATCCCATTACTAATTCATGGACAGAAGGACCATTACTTACGACACCTAGACAACTTCATAAAATGACTGTATTACCAAATGGTGATGTTTTAGTTGTTGGAGGGCTTAGTCCATTTTCTCCGTTTCAATCTGTTTCGATGGTAGAACTGATTCATGTTACTGCTGATCCTTACAGTATGACGGTCGAAACGATTGGTAATCTTGTTGATTCTCGCGGCAAACAATCACAGGTGGTTTCGGTAATTGCTGGTAAGGTGATCATTACGGGAGGGGAAAGATCGGATGTAACAGGGCCGAATCCAACCGATTATTATGCGCGTTCGATTGATAGCATTGAAATATATGATATCAGTACGAAAACCCTATCGACTTCCTCTACAAAAGTAACAAAACGTTTCAATCATTTTACTCATGCATTAAGTAATGGTGAAGTTTTAATATTAGGTGGAATTAGTTCCCGTTTTGATGACAACCAGCCAATATTGCGAGCCCAGATTTATAATCCTATGACGGATACCATTCGTGACCATAAAAATCTTTTATTTGGAAGAGAATGGGGAAGTTCCTTTATGTTTCCATATGGTAAAGACCAAATTATTATTGCAGGTGGTTTGGAATATCGAACTGTCAATGGTAATACATATGATACAATTTTGGATACAGAATCATGGTCCGAATCTGATCATCGATTTTATCTGACTGGTAGATCTCTAAATGCAAGATGGGATGGATGCGAAATCCAATATTCCTCCACTGGTGGTGGAATGATATTAGGTGGTAGGATAGGAAGTATACTTGCAAATACGGAGGAATATAGTTTTGAATAA
- a CDS encoding Kelch repeat-containing protein: MNKIYFSFVLLFFGCIVPGDFKNVFDPKSISGLLLASVGNAGAFECKEKSNTKSFGNIDQVLLQCNRELASLDTSFLADLNEQTFSNISFTKIGNDQLLIQFDPITSDGCYEVNLSSVVSGLGETLSQSKYPIIVDTQLPTVSLVSYLPITDYTFFTARYWDFESTEPLNQFGLPSLSGKLAPFIVFRSIQKISDTKFRVYFETNFSSNEPGSITFSFPNANDKALNVVTNTITIRLIGLVPGPSLNFGRSEFDAFQNQNGDVIAIYGYNSSAEILRRGTNSFQLTNPSLPEIHRGERGVMLDGKRLLITGGIKFAVATALTESYVFDTETTSFTQSGSMVEPRHMHDIVKLPNGKVMVIGGISNYTPVLPGMYFTTLNTAEIYDPNTETFTQLSNRLKTPRSFSCSVVLNDGRVMIIGGTDGVFAPKDTTEFFDPNTETFSWGPNLPTPVGALKCLKLSDGNVLIYGAQLSNLSNATMLYDVSKNRILTVANSLYRREWSFALELPDGGVLFYGGAYRYNTSEPSRMIEKLDYAKSNSFFEMGMSRISVSKHSGVKFSDGTFLFLGGESGGFFNHGTDFYGLIE; this comes from the coding sequence TTGAATAAAATTTATTTCTCATTTGTACTCTTATTCTTTGGATGTATTGTTCCGGGTGACTTTAAGAATGTTTTTGATCCAAAATCAATTTCAGGTCTTTTACTTGCTTCCGTGGGAAATGCTGGTGCATTTGAATGCAAAGAAAAGTCAAATACCAAATCATTTGGCAATATTGACCAAGTATTATTGCAATGTAACCGAGAACTTGCATCCTTAGACACGTCATTCCTGGCCGATCTTAACGAACAAACATTTTCAAATATTAGTTTTACCAAAATAGGCAATGATCAACTTTTGATTCAATTTGACCCTATTACAAGTGATGGTTGTTACGAAGTAAATTTATCGAGTGTTGTATCTGGTTTAGGTGAAACATTATCTCAAAGTAAATATCCTATTATTGTAGATACACAACTACCAACAGTTAGTTTAGTTTCGTATTTACCAATTACCGATTATACATTTTTTACTGCTAGGTATTGGGATTTTGAGAGTACTGAGCCTCTCAATCAATTTGGTCTTCCTTCCTTAAGTGGAAAATTAGCTCCTTTTATTGTATTTCGTTCTATCCAAAAAATAAGTGATACTAAATTTCGTGTTTATTTCGAAACTAATTTTTCTTCGAATGAACCTGGCTCCATTACCTTTAGTTTTCCAAATGCAAATGATAAGGCACTCAATGTAGTAACCAATACAATCACAATAAGACTCATAGGATTGGTTCCAGGACCAAGTTTAAACTTTGGACGTTCTGAATTTGATGCATTTCAAAATCAGAATGGAGATGTAATTGCAATTTATGGATACAATTCCAGTGCCGAGATCCTACGTCGTGGTACAAACTCTTTCCAATTAACAAATCCTAGTTTACCTGAAATCCATCGTGGTGAAAGGGGAGTAATGTTAGATGGGAAACGATTGCTGATTACGGGTGGGATCAAGTTTGCAGTGGCGACTGCTCTCACTGAGAGTTATGTATTTGATACGGAAACCACATCCTTTACCCAATCTGGTTCTATGGTGGAACCTCGGCACATGCATGATATTGTAAAATTACCGAATGGGAAGGTAATGGTGATTGGTGGTATTAGCAATTATACACCTGTTTTACCAGGTATGTATTTTACTACATTAAACACGGCCGAAATTTATGATCCAAATACAGAAACATTCACTCAACTTTCAAATCGATTAAAAACACCAAGGTCATTTTCTTGTTCGGTGGTTTTGAATGATGGAAGAGTGATGATCATTGGTGGAACCGACGGAGTTTTTGCTCCAAAAGATACGACCGAGTTTTTTGATCCAAATACAGAAACATTTAGTTGGGGACCTAATTTGCCAACACCAGTTGGTGCATTAAAATGTTTAAAACTTTCTGACGGGAATGTTCTGATTTACGGTGCACAATTGTCAAATTTAAGTAATGCGACTATGTTATATGATGTTTCAAAGAATCGAATATTGACAGTTGCAAATTCATTGTATAGAAGAGAATGGAGTTTTGCTTTAGAACTTCCAGATGGTGGAGTTTTATTTTATGGTGGAGCTTATCGTTATAATACAAGTGAACCAAGTCGGATGATTGAAAAATTGGATTATGCCAAGAGTAATAGTTTTTTTGAAATGGGAATGTCCAGGATCAGTGTATCCAAACATAGTGGTGTAAAATTTTCAGATGGAACCTTCTTGTTTTTAGGAGGAGAATCTGGTGGATTTTTCAATCATGGAACTGATTTTTACGGATTGATAGAATAA
- a CDS encoding nucleotide pyrophosphohydrolase → MDQNEITLNQLQNEVNDWIQTIGVRYFSELTNLAILVEEVGELSRLMARKYGDQSFKSGESAEQIPSEIGDILFVLTCLANQMGISLQDVIKSTIQKNTNRDLNRHKNNPKL, encoded by the coding sequence TTGGACCAAAATGAGATCACCCTAAATCAGTTACAAAACGAAGTAAATGATTGGATTCAAACAATTGGTGTTCGCTATTTTTCGGAACTTACAAATTTAGCAATTCTTGTAGAAGAGGTAGGAGAATTGTCTCGATTGATGGCTAGAAAGTATGGAGATCAATCTTTTAAATCAGGTGAATCAGCAGAACAGATTCCAAGTGAAATTGGGGATATTTTATTTGTTTTAACTTGTCTAGCCAATCAAATGGGGATCTCTCTCCAAGATGTTATCAAGTCAACCATTCAAAAAAACACTAATCGTGATTTAAATCGTCATAAAAACAATCCAAAACTTTAA
- a CDS encoding MBOAT family O-acyltransferase produces MLFNSLEFLVFFLITIIIGNILKNRWQRLFFLLASYYFYMAWQPSSISCSAMADSGLKYFSDRMYCDLKINPYVFILIFSTIIDYFAARAIESKQDGDSKRGWLLVLSLVVNIGTLGFFKYTDFLLGVINDIHLLGSFQFEKQNIILPVGISFYTFQSMSYTIDVYNRKIEARKSFLDFALYVAFFPQLVAGPIVRAETFFRDLDYRLSVHKEHIEAAFALILIGFTRKIVFADNLAKVVDSTFANYQNLNSIEIWTGALAFGWQIYFDFAGYTDIAIGVARLFGFQFNANFNFPMSCKNIADHWSRWHISFSTWIRDYIYIPLGGSRVSVIMYIRNIMITWLFAGLWHGAAYHYVGWGIWQGTMLLTHKFYGDTPVSKFLNEKGGKSYELFSRIFTMFCLAFGFIMFRAETMEKAIPMMKALLFMNDSGVPITRWMNYRFGILLVICFTASYIFSKRQIPTLLTGSWMKYSIFVIVNLLLLLLFGVTESQNFLYFQF; encoded by the coding sequence ATGTTATTTAACTCACTTGAATTTTTAGTCTTCTTTTTGATCACCATTATCATTGGCAATATCCTAAAAAATAGATGGCAAAGGTTATTCTTCTTACTTGCCAGTTATTATTTTTACATGGCATGGCAACCATCATCAATCTCATGTTCGGCGATGGCGGACAGTGGATTAAAATACTTCTCGGACAGAATGTATTGTGATCTAAAAATCAATCCATATGTGTTTATTCTAATTTTTTCAACCATCATCGACTATTTTGCAGCAAGAGCGATTGAATCAAAACAAGACGGTGATTCTAAACGAGGATGGTTACTTGTTTTATCTCTTGTAGTTAACATTGGAACACTTGGTTTTTTCAAATACACCGATTTTTTATTAGGAGTGATAAACGATATCCACTTATTAGGATCCTTTCAGTTTGAAAAACAAAATATCATATTACCAGTGGGTATCTCTTTTTATACATTCCAATCTATGAGTTATACGATTGATGTTTACAACCGTAAGATTGAGGCCCGCAAATCCTTTTTAGACTTTGCTTTATATGTAGCCTTTTTCCCTCAATTGGTTGCAGGTCCCATTGTTCGTGCAGAAACGTTTTTCCGTGATTTGGATTATCGACTAAGTGTTCATAAAGAACATATAGAAGCAGCTTTTGCTCTAATTTTAATCGGATTTACAAGAAAAATTGTCTTTGCTGATAATTTAGCAAAAGTAGTAGATTCTACATTTGCAAACTATCAAAATTTGAATTCTATCGAAATATGGACAGGTGCTTTGGCTTTTGGATGGCAAATTTATTTTGATTTTGCGGGTTATACGGACATTGCAATTGGTGTCGCCCGATTGTTCGGATTTCAATTTAATGCTAATTTTAATTTTCCAATGTCATGCAAAAATATTGCAGACCATTGGTCTAGATGGCATATCTCCTTCTCCACTTGGATACGAGATTACATCTATATCCCATTAGGTGGATCCAGGGTCAGTGTCATTATGTACATTCGTAACATCATGATCACTTGGTTATTTGCTGGATTGTGGCATGGCGCTGCTTACCATTATGTGGGTTGGGGCATTTGGCAAGGGACTATGTTACTAACTCATAAGTTCTACGGTGACACTCCTGTTTCAAAATTCTTAAATGAAAAAGGTGGAAAATCATACGAATTATTCTCTCGGATTTTTACCATGTTTTGTTTAGCATTTGGTTTTATCATGTTTAGAGCAGAGACAATGGAAAAAGCAATTCCGATGATGAAAGCTTTATTATTCATGAATGATTCGGGAGTTCCCATTACACGTTGGATGAATTATCGATTTGGGATTCTATTAGTCATATGTTTTACAGCAAGTTATATTTTCTCTAAGAGACAAATCCCAACTTTACTTACAGGAAGTTGGATGAAATATTCAATTTTTGTTATCGTGAATCTATTACTTTTACTATTATTTGGAGTAACTGAAAGTCAGAACTTCCTCTACTTTCAATTTTAA
- a CDS encoding LIMLP_18675 family protein, with amino-acid sequence MKHILRLLSKWKEYKSKKESKYFGTSLYDELYTNPIPSLILIVGASLFFYFSLPYIHFLGNFFFWFVGVLEITKVLKIPFLDELRYYHYLSAFVYFYISFSLLIDISRLLSKWNVRTVIVKNEVWQISHSGLGKKLNQYQLDVEGLSLSYEHGGLIDFLGLNRLVWKKEGKEIFSSPYFFPYKKNKIIINRLLKR; translated from the coding sequence ATGAAACATATCCTACGATTACTTTCAAAATGGAAAGAATACAAATCCAAAAAAGAATCAAAGTATTTTGGTACTTCGCTTTATGATGAATTGTATACAAACCCAATCCCATCTCTTATATTGATTGTAGGCGCATCACTTTTCTTTTATTTCAGTTTACCTTATATTCATTTCCTTGGAAATTTTTTCTTTTGGTTTGTTGGTGTATTGGAAATCACAAAAGTTTTAAAAATTCCATTTTTAGATGAACTCAGGTATTATCACTATTTATCCGCTTTTGTTTACTTTTATATTTCTTTCTCTCTATTAATTGATATTAGTCGATTACTTTCAAAGTGGAATGTGCGCACTGTAATTGTCAAAAACGAAGTTTGGCAAATCAGTCATTCTGGACTTGGCAAAAAACTAAACCAATACCAATTAGATGTAGAAGGTCTATCATTATCATATGAACATGGTGGACTCATTGATTTTTTGGGACTCAACCGACTGGTTTGGAAAAAAGAAGGGAAAGAGATATTTTCATCTCCTTATTTTTTCCCATATAAAAAAAATAAAATCATCATCAATCGATTGTTAAAACGATAA
- a CDS encoding glycosyltransferase family 4 protein — protein sequence MKTKIGIDARPLAYGITGNSRYLAEVLKVIIPKHKDKEFYFFSNKPIHVVFNDLSYPNVCLVVEPKSIPGPLYLNFILPKRLKQNKIEVFWGTIQMLPIFKLPIPSYVNYHDLNFISAPETMAKWNYWQHKFLSPITLKNADMIFCLSKNTKEEIIEFRPNCKDKCIVVYPGVTKVKTNRSKLKIKFPKDFFLTVGTLEPRKNINRLVDAFIQFKTKYPKDKNSLLIMGRKGWGEEGDLLYQKLNDREIRAKGIQFIENPDENTLASAFQSCKAFFFPSLHEGFGLPLLEAMLEDKRCVASDIPVFKEILSDQCDLYIPAKDTNAWANAFHIMSNNTKERTPKFPTKKWTWQETAKKIEEVLFL from the coding sequence ATGAAAACAAAAATCGGAATTGATGCCAGACCCCTTGCTTATGGCATTACCGGGAATTCTCGTTATTTGGCGGAAGTCCTAAAGGTAATCATACCAAAACATAAAGACAAAGAATTTTATTTTTTTAGCAACAAACCCATCCATGTTGTTTTTAATGATCTGTCATACCCAAACGTATGTTTGGTGGTTGAACCAAAGTCTATCCCAGGCCCCCTCTATCTAAATTTTATTTTACCAAAAAGGCTAAAACAAAATAAAATCGAAGTGTTTTGGGGAACCATCCAAATGTTGCCTATCTTTAAGTTACCAATTCCCAGTTACGTAAACTACCATGATCTCAATTTTATTTCCGCTCCAGAAACCATGGCAAAATGGAATTATTGGCAACATAAATTTTTATCCCCTATCACATTAAAAAATGCTGATATGATCTTTTGTTTATCCAAAAATACAAAAGAAGAAATCATCGAATTTCGGCCCAATTGCAAAGACAAATGCATTGTTGTTTACCCTGGTGTAACTAAGGTCAAAACCAATCGATCTAAGTTAAAAATCAAATTCCCAAAAGATTTTTTTCTAACAGTGGGCACATTAGAACCTAGAAAAAATATCAATCGATTGGTGGACGCATTCATACAATTCAAAACCAAATACCCAAAAGATAAAAATTCTCTCCTGATTATGGGAAGAAAAGGTTGGGGAGAAGAAGGTGATTTACTTTACCAAAAGTTAAATGATCGAGAGATCAGAGCCAAAGGAATCCAATTCATAGAAAACCCAGATGAAAACACTTTGGCTTCTGCATTCCAATCTTGTAAGGCATTTTTTTTCCCGTCTTTACATGAAGGTTTTGGATTACCCCTATTAGAAGCGATGTTAGAAGACAAACGTTGTGTTGCATCCGACATTCCAGTCTTCAAAGAAATTTTATCGGATCAGTGTGATTTGTACATTCCCGCAAAAGATACAAATGCTTGGGCAAATGCATTTCATATCATGTCCAACAACACCAAAGAAAGAACGCCAAAATTCCCAACAAAGAAGTGGACATGGCAAGAAACCGCTAAAAAAATTGAAGAGGTACTATTTTTATGA